One region of Desulfobacterales bacterium genomic DNA includes:
- a CDS encoding serine protein kinase PrkA: MENLRQAMNILNTAVRECDQRALVSFDEFLKMTMAEPARYIRNVFQLFHDMVINYVDEEGDEYPDDPESIHYVRLNCNRLFVDNADRPFFADRLFANRLVSHIEAMRRGAQQNKLYIFEGPHGCGKSTFLNNLLMKFEEYANTENGMRYETVWRVDRQLVEGPQQDQIIDAFITGRIKPTQVTDSPARTEPPPFMMSDFIEIPCVSHDNPLLMIPKSIRRPFFDELFKNDEFKWKLFTEKEYEWVFRDSACTICSSLYQALLTRLKSPQRVFQRVYARPYQFNRRLGEGISVFNPGDKPLRRTTLTNQMIQTQINDILKDSNLVQYLFSHYAKTNNGIYVLMDIKSNNTERLIQLHNVISEGVHKVEDLEENVNSLFIALMNPEDKANIKDFPSFSDRIEYIKIPYVMDLNTEVEIYRNIFGKHIDQGFLPRVLHNFARVIISTRLNLKSEALQEWIGDPAKYKNYCDENLLLLKMEIYTGYIPSWLSEEDRKNLTARRRRSIIGESETEGIKGISGRDSIKIFNDFYSRYAKEDRLIHMATLTKYFNGLIEKQHLPIPRGFLESLEQLYNYTVLQEVKEALYFYNEEQISKDVQNYIFFVNFEPGTTATCQFTKDKINITEEFFSGIEHRLLGASGADRNRKDFRKRTQKEYTTKTLPHDILIEGKNLTETDLYRELHERYIHNLKEKVLEPFLGNENFRRAIADYETEDFKTYDQRIRDDVNYLMNNLIGKYRYTQLGAKAVCMYVIDNDLAKKFASN, encoded by the coding sequence ATGGAAAATCTGAGACAAGCGATGAATATACTCAATACGGCGGTGCGGGAATGTGATCAGCGCGCCTTGGTCTCCTTTGATGAATTTTTGAAAATGACCATGGCGGAACCGGCCCGGTATATTCGAAACGTTTTTCAATTATTTCATGACATGGTAATTAATTATGTGGATGAAGAAGGCGATGAGTACCCCGATGATCCGGAATCCATTCATTATGTCAGGCTTAACTGCAATCGGCTTTTTGTGGACAATGCCGACCGGCCGTTTTTTGCCGACCGCCTTTTTGCCAATCGGCTGGTTAGCCATATCGAGGCGATGCGCCGTGGTGCGCAGCAGAATAAATTGTATATTTTTGAAGGGCCTCATGGTTGTGGAAAAAGCACCTTCCTCAACAACCTGCTGATGAAGTTTGAGGAGTATGCCAATACGGAAAACGGCATGCGGTACGAAACGGTCTGGCGGGTGGATCGCCAATTGGTTGAGGGGCCGCAACAGGACCAGATCATAGATGCGTTCATCACCGGCCGCATCAAACCGACGCAGGTAACGGATAGCCCGGCGAGGACCGAGCCGCCGCCCTTTATGATGAGTGATTTTATTGAGATCCCGTGTGTGAGCCACGATAACCCGCTGCTCATGATTCCCAAGAGCATTCGCCGCCCGTTTTTTGATGAGTTGTTTAAAAATGATGAGTTTAAATGGAAATTATTTACAGAAAAGGAATACGAATGGGTTTTCAGGGACAGCGCGTGTACGATTTGCAGTTCGTTGTATCAAGCGCTATTGACCAGACTAAAGAGCCCTCAAAGAGTTTTTCAGCGCGTCTATGCGCGGCCTTATCAATTCAACCGGCGCCTCGGCGAAGGGATCAGCGTATTTAACCCGGGCGATAAGCCGTTACGGCGGACCACCCTTACCAACCAGATGATTCAGACGCAGATCAACGACATTCTTAAAGACAGCAACCTGGTGCAATATCTTTTTTCCCACTATGCCAAGACCAACAATGGCATCTATGTGTTAATGGACATTAAATCGAATAACACCGAAAGGCTCATTCAGCTTCACAATGTCATCAGTGAGGGCGTGCATAAGGTCGAGGATCTTGAAGAAAACGTCAATTCGCTTTTTATTGCGTTGATGAATCCTGAGGACAAGGCCAATATCAAGGATTTCCCGTCCTTTTCCGACCGGATTGAATATATCAAAATCCCCTATGTCATGGATCTGAATACGGAAGTTGAAATCTACCGGAATATATTCGGAAAGCATATCGATCAAGGGTTTCTGCCCAGAGTGTTGCATAATTTTGCCAGGGTGATTATTTCCACCCGGCTGAATCTGAAATCCGAAGCGCTTCAGGAATGGATCGGAGACCCAGCAAAATATAAGAATTATTGCGATGAAAATCTGCTGCTGTTAAAAATGGAGATTTATACCGGTTATATTCCCTCATGGTTGAGCGAGGAAGACAGAAAGAACCTTACGGCCCGGCGAAGGCGCAGCATCATCGGCGAGTCGGAAACCGAGGGGATCAAGGGAATATCGGGGCGGGATTCCATCAAGATTTTCAACGATTTTTATTCCAGATATGCTAAAGAAGACCGGTTGATTCATATGGCCACCCTCACTAAATATTTTAACGGGCTGATCGAGAAACAGCATTTGCCGATCCCCAGAGGATTTCTAGAGTCATTGGAGCAGTTGTACAATTATACGGTGCTTCAAGAAGTAAAAGAAGCGCTCTATTTTTACAATGAAGAGCAGATTTCCAAAGATGTTCAAAACTATATCTTTTTTGTTAATTTTGAGCCTGGCACAACCGCAACCTGCCAATTCACAAAGGATAAAATCAATATCACCGAAGAATTTTTTTCCGGCATCGAACATCGGCTTCTCGGGGCATCCGGTGCCGACCGGAATCGAAAGGATTTCCGCAAGCGGACCCAGAAAGAATACACTACCAAAACGCTTCCCCATGACATTCTGATTGAGGGGAAAAATCTCACGGAAACCGATCTATATCGAGAATTACACGAGAGATACATTCACAATTTAAAGGAAAAGGTGCTGGAACCCTTTCTCGGCAATGAAAACTTCCGGCGCGCCATCGCGGATTATGAAACCGAGGATTTTAAAACCTATGACCAGCGGATTCGCGACGACGTGAATTACCTGATGAATAATCTGATCGGAAAGTACCGCTATACCCAACTGGGTGCCAAGGCGGTTTGCATGTATGTGATTGATAACGATTTGGCTAAAAAATTTGCTTCCAACTAA
- a CDS encoding PilZ domain-containing protein, giving the protein MEKRQCNRFSIPGTTLFYKKKSKFWKTRDYSDEYYPVLDLSLGGLKFLSHHRIDVGEALILKLNIPGIEQQPEIKAAVRWASKNREKSYQYQMGVSFNPYGQGEKENPTEILTLLKTLETNAAPLF; this is encoded by the coding sequence ATGGAAAAACGGCAATGCAATCGATTTAGTATTCCGGGGACCACCCTTTTTTATAAGAAAAAATCCAAATTTTGGAAGACCCGGGACTATTCGGATGAATATTATCCGGTGCTGGATTTGAGCTTGGGCGGTTTGAAATTCCTAAGTCATCATAGAATTGATGTCGGTGAGGCGCTTATCCTCAAGCTCAACATTCCGGGCATAGAGCAACAGCCGGAAATCAAGGCTGCCGTCCGATGGGCTTCAAAGAACCGCGAAAAAAGTTACCAGTATCAGATGGGTGTTTCTTTTAATCCATATGGCCAGGGGGAAAAAGAAAATCCTACCGAAATTTTAACACTTCTAAAAACCCTTGAAACTAACGCTGCCCCTCTTTTTTAG
- a CDS encoding glycosyltransferase family 4 protein translates to MNWLATQEDTTTITKVSTFLKALFVAPCFIFKSDIIHIHTASNVSFYRKSIFVVLSKILKKKVVLHIHGGGFGEFLNKNYNKKRIIGCLITLSDKILCLSTTKANEITFPGISKKIAIVSNPCPSQTYSIQRDKRHGLKIIYAGWIEKEKGVFDLILAFKEVYQKFGGCKLILAGKGQIKEGEKIAIEQNVVDNVIFTGWLQRDDMNKAYSNADIFCLPSYCEGVPMSMLEAMAYGLPIITTPVGGIPDIIKHGENGLLFNPGDIHMLKNLMLQLISDQKLREKIGQNAKKYAQLNCSIPIIADKVSLIYKTLLEK, encoded by the coding sequence ATGAACTGGCTTGCGACGCAAGAAGATACAACAACAATCACAAAGGTGTCGACTTTTCTTAAAGCGCTTTTTGTTGCGCCCTGTTTTATTTTTAAAAGCGATATTATTCATATACATACAGCATCAAATGTAAGTTTTTACAGAAAAAGTATTTTTGTTGTTTTAAGTAAAATATTAAAAAAAAAAGTTGTGCTTCATATTCATGGCGGGGGGTTCGGAGAGTTTCTTAACAAAAATTATAACAAGAAGCGCATTATAGGATGCTTGATTACCCTTTCAGATAAAATTCTCTGTTTGTCAACAACTAAGGCCAATGAAATAACCTTTCCGGGAATCAGTAAAAAAATAGCTATTGTTTCAAATCCATGTCCATCTCAAACCTATAGTATACAAAGGGATAAAAGGCATGGCTTAAAGATAATTTATGCTGGATGGATCGAAAAAGAAAAAGGCGTTTTTGATTTAATCTTAGCGTTCAAAGAAGTTTATCAGAAATTTGGTGGATGCAAATTGATTTTAGCTGGAAAAGGTCAGATTAAGGAAGGGGAAAAGATAGCTATTGAACAAAACGTTGTGGATAATGTTATTTTTACTGGATGGCTACAGAGAGATGATATGAATAAAGCATATTCGAATGCAGATATTTTTTGCCTTCCTAGCTATTGTGAGGGAGTTCCAATGTCAATGCTGGAAGCGATGGCCTATGGCTTGCCTATAATAACAACCCCTGTTGGAGGAATTCCCGATATTATTAAACATGGGGAAAATGGTTTGTTGTTTAATCCTGGCGACATACATATGCTGAAAAATTTGATGCTACAATTAATAAGTGATCAAAAATTAAGAGAAAAAATAGGGCAAAATGCTAAAAAATATGCGCAGCTTAATTGCTCAATTCCTATCATTGCGGATAAAGTGAGTCTCATATATAAAACCCTGCTTGAAAAATAA
- a CDS encoding bi-domain-containing oxidoreductase, whose amino-acid sequence MCIVDTPLPFIQTGRILIETYFSLISVGTEGSTVKAARKGYIGKAKERPEQVKQVLETLVTKGPVQTYRAVMKKMDSYCPLGYSCAGVVIDVSPDVSGFAIGDRVACGGLSACHAEVIAVPANLCVKLKADADLKQAAYNTLGAIALQGVRQADLRLGESCAVIGLGLLGQLTALLLRASGIRVVGVDIDQAMVETGRKHCLDLALNRHDAGIEAAILDFSNGMGCDSVIITAASSSLDPINFAGAIARKKGCIVVVGAVPTGFDREPHYYKKELQIKMSCSYGPGRYDPTYEEKGMDYPYAYVRWTEKRNMQAFQDLIYSGHIDLSYLTTHCVPLEDAPKAYDMIMARTEPFIGILIAYDISKRIEKKPVLIGPRRQTTAKVGIGFIGAGSYTQSHLLPNIPKNDDIVLIGVKTATSASARSVAERFGFGFCTGEEKDILEHKEINTVFIATRHNTHADFVLRSLKAGKHVFVEKPVCLAPAELELIKEAYSSDRLLMVGYNRRFSPLTRILKEALNEGPMAMTYRINAGFMPSDSWIQDIDVGGGRILGEVCHFVDYLTFLNGSLPISVYAATMTQPLNLNDVLTVSLRYENGSIGSISYFANGSKSLAKEYVEIYCRGNTVVLNDFKEVTIYGGKPKSKKLLVQNKGQKVGVFLFLDAVKRGSECPIPVREIFSAAEVCFGILESLRTKQVIDL is encoded by the coding sequence ATGTGTATTGTTGACACGCCGTTGCCATTCATTCAAACGGGACGAATATTAATTGAAACATATTTTTCCTTAATCAGCGTCGGCACGGAAGGCAGCACAGTTAAAGCGGCACGAAAGGGGTATATCGGAAAAGCAAAAGAGCGGCCAGAACAAGTAAAACAGGTGCTTGAGACACTGGTAACCAAAGGGCCTGTTCAAACCTATCGCGCAGTGATGAAAAAAATGGACTCCTATTGCCCGCTCGGGTATTCATGCGCCGGGGTTGTGATTGATGTTTCACCCGATGTTTCAGGTTTCGCCATAGGCGATAGGGTCGCCTGTGGAGGCCTTTCGGCCTGCCATGCAGAAGTTATAGCTGTCCCTGCAAATTTATGCGTGAAATTGAAAGCGGATGCCGATTTAAAACAGGCGGCTTATAACACCCTGGGGGCTATCGCTCTTCAAGGCGTCAGGCAAGCGGATCTGCGGCTTGGGGAAAGCTGCGCAGTGATAGGCTTGGGGTTACTAGGGCAACTGACAGCGCTGCTTTTAAGGGCTTCAGGCATTCGGGTTGTTGGTGTGGATATTGATCAAGCTATGGTTGAGACCGGCCGGAAACATTGCCTGGATCTGGCACTTAATCGACATGACGCTGGGATTGAAGCGGCTATTTTAGATTTTTCAAATGGTATGGGGTGTGATTCGGTGATTATCACCGCAGCGTCTTCATCGCTGGACCCTATTAATTTTGCGGGTGCGATAGCTCGGAAAAAAGGGTGCATCGTTGTGGTTGGGGCCGTTCCTACCGGGTTTGACAGAGAACCCCACTATTATAAAAAAGAGCTTCAGATTAAAATGTCTTGTTCTTACGGTCCGGGTCGTTATGACCCCACCTACGAAGAAAAAGGCATGGATTATCCTTATGCTTATGTGCGCTGGACTGAAAAACGAAATATGCAGGCCTTTCAGGATCTCATCTATTCCGGACACATCGATTTGAGCTATTTGACCACCCATTGTGTTCCGCTGGAAGATGCGCCGAAGGCATATGACATGATTATGGCCCGAACAGAACCATTTATCGGTATTTTGATTGCCTATGATATCTCCAAGAGAATTGAAAAGAAACCGGTTCTAATCGGACCGCGAAGGCAAACAACAGCTAAGGTCGGCATTGGGTTTATTGGCGCAGGCTCTTACACGCAAAGTCATTTGCTTCCCAATATACCGAAAAATGATGATATCGTACTTATCGGCGTGAAGACGGCTACCAGTGCCAGTGCAAGATCTGTGGCTGAAAGGTTTGGGTTTGGGTTTTGCACGGGTGAAGAAAAGGATATTCTTGAGCACAAAGAGATTAATACCGTATTTATCGCTACCCGGCACAATACACATGCGGATTTCGTATTACGATCTTTAAAGGCCGGAAAGCATGTATTTGTTGAAAAACCGGTTTGTTTGGCTCCGGCCGAACTTGAGTTGATCAAGGAAGCATATTCATCCGATCGGTTATTGATGGTGGGGTATAACCGGCGATTTTCACCGCTGACACGAATCCTCAAAGAGGCTTTAAACGAAGGTCCCATGGCGATGACCTACCGAATCAATGCGGGCTTTATGCCATCGGACTCATGGATTCAGGATATTGATGTGGGAGGCGGGCGAATTTTGGGTGAAGTCTGCCATTTTGTAGATTATTTGACGTTTCTCAACGGCTCGTTGCCGATATCCGTTTATGCCGCTACCATGACACAGCCTCTAAATTTGAATGATGTGTTAACCGTGTCTCTGCGCTATGAGAACGGATCCATCGGCAGTATTTCATATTTTGCCAACGGGTCAAAATCGCTTGCCAAAGAATATGTTGAAATATACTGCCGAGGAAACACAGTTGTTCTGAATGATTTCAAGGAAGTGACGATTTACGGCGGCAAGCCGAAATCAAAAAAACTTCTGGTCCAGAATAAAGGACAGAAGGTGGGGGTGTTCCTCTTTCTTGATGCGGTTAAACGCGGCAGCGAATGCCCGATACCCGTTCGGGAAATTTTCAGCGCCGCAGAAGTTTGCTTCGGGATTCTCGAATCATTGCGCACAAAACAGGTGATCGACTTATAA
- a CDS encoding WecB/TagA/CpsF family glycosyltransferase → MTRYEIMGCPVDSDDIAQTILKIERHIAERTLCQHVVVNVSKFVEMQKNQGFKAIINRCDIINADGMPIVWAARLLGTPLSSRVAGVDLFQALIRVCDQKKYKPFFFGAEQWVVEHMVSAFQKQYPTLQVAGFRNGYYSEHEESDIAKEIKNSGADMLFVGFSSPKKEQFLNRWIPEMGVPFCMGVGGSFDVIAGKTKRAPGWMQHSGLEWLYRIYQEPRRMWKRYAKTNPAFIWMLMKALARKKKTSAAS, encoded by the coding sequence ATGACTCGTTATGAAATCATGGGCTGTCCGGTCGATAGCGATGATATAGCTCAGACCATTTTAAAAATTGAGCGCCACATTGCTGAACGGACGCTTTGTCAGCATGTCGTTGTCAATGTCTCCAAATTTGTCGAGATGCAAAAAAATCAGGGATTTAAAGCAATTATAAATAGATGCGATATTATCAATGCGGATGGGATGCCGATTGTATGGGCGGCGAGACTTCTTGGAACGCCCCTTTCATCCAGGGTGGCGGGAGTGGATCTTTTTCAGGCGCTCATTCGTGTATGCGATCAGAAAAAGTACAAACCTTTTTTTTTCGGTGCGGAGCAGTGGGTGGTGGAACATATGGTCAGCGCTTTTCAAAAACAGTATCCCACACTTCAAGTAGCGGGGTTCCGAAATGGGTATTATTCGGAACATGAGGAGTCAGATATAGCGAAAGAAATAAAAAATAGTGGCGCGGACATGCTGTTTGTCGGTTTTTCGTCGCCCAAAAAAGAACAATTTTTAAATAGATGGATACCTGAAATGGGGGTTCCTTTTTGTATGGGAGTCGGGGGGAGTTTTGATGTGATTGCCGGCAAAACCAAACGAGCCCCTGGCTGGATGCAACACAGTGGTCTTGAATGGTTGTATCGAATTTATCAAGAACCCCGGCGTATGTGGAAAAGATACGCAAAAACCAATCCCGCCTTTATTTGGATGCTGATGAAAGCGCTGGCAAGAAAAAAGAAAACTTCTGCCGCTTCGTAA
- a CDS encoding nucleotidyltransferase family protein, with amino-acid sequence MRLCACVEPGEVRCAQIRRAVSPSLQWDLVYDMAMRQRIFPLMYENINKMLADSAPAYIFNKLKVVYSDNVKHSMFLSFFLIKLLRLFEENKICAVPFKGPVLADKVYGDIGRRFFADLDILVSRSHAKLAWNLLLQNGFAAELAISDSLMTRYIKDEDNVSFRSNASGVIVELHWELSGNYLSKPLIMESLSGSLRISLFHKKKILSLSDEYLLLYLCIHGAKHEWAFLELVCCVAELIRKSDRLNWRLVDDLAGDWRCRKILDLGVYLSWVLLGSSIPEMIQNRIKAKHDLSRLAQTVVSRMFQKEAGAQAGEGKRRFSHFHLSVRDSWTDQWRYLLRLLFSPTKKEWESFSLPAHFLFLRYLLRPFRLIWQCLKIKSGVQNA; translated from the coding sequence GTGCGGTTGTGCGCATGCGTTGAACCGGGAGAGGTCAGATGTGCGCAAATAAGGAGGGCTGTTTCCCCTTCCCTGCAATGGGATTTGGTTTACGACATGGCCATGCGGCAGAGAATTTTTCCGCTGATGTATGAAAATATCAATAAGATGTTAGCGGATAGCGCGCCGGCTTACATTTTTAATAAACTCAAAGTGGTTTATAGCGACAACGTTAAACATAGTATGTTTTTATCGTTTTTTCTTATAAAGTTGTTACGGTTATTTGAAGAAAACAAAATTTGTGCGGTTCCTTTCAAAGGGCCTGTGCTTGCGGACAAGGTATATGGTGACATCGGACGGCGTTTTTTTGCGGATTTGGATATTCTGGTGAGCAGAAGCCATGCTAAACTGGCCTGGAACTTACTGCTACAAAACGGATTTGCTGCAGAATTGGCAATCAGCGATTCGTTGATGACACGGTACATTAAGGATGAAGATAATGTGTCGTTTCGCAGCAATGCATCGGGCGTTATTGTTGAATTGCATTGGGAACTATCCGGGAATTATCTCTCAAAACCCCTGATCATGGAGAGCTTATCGGGCAGCCTGAGAATTTCTCTTTTTCACAAGAAAAAAATTCTCAGTCTGTCAGACGAATATTTATTGTTATATCTATGCATTCATGGCGCAAAGCACGAATGGGCGTTCTTGGAGCTGGTTTGCTGTGTCGCGGAATTGATTCGCAAAAGTGACCGGTTGAATTGGCGTCTTGTTGACGATCTGGCCGGAGATTGGCGCTGCAGAAAGATTCTGGATTTGGGGGTTTATCTCTCTTGGGTGCTTTTGGGCAGTTCTATTCCCGAGATGATTCAAAATAGAATAAAAGCGAAGCATGATCTTTCCCGTCTCGCTCAAACGGTTGTGTCGCGAATGTTTCAGAAAGAAGCGGGTGCGCAAGCCGGCGAAGGGAAGAGACGGTTTTCCCATTTTCACCTTAGCGTTAGGGATTCTTGGACGGATCAATGGAGATATTTATTGCGACTCCTTTTTTCGCCGACCAAAAAGGAGTGGGAATCTTTTTCCTTGCCGGCGCATTTCTTGTTCCTTAGGTATCTGCTGCGGCCCTTTCGGCTAATCTGGCAGTGTTTGAAAATAAAATCAGGGGTTCAAAATGCTTAG
- a CDS encoding sugar transferase, with product MLRGRGELTTRVQKTLDLVITALSFIAAYHIKNFFLPTSLRGLSSNPNYYIVLLLIIIVWYISFAWMGMYISYRESQFWQFFVRITKSVLLGVVILSISLYVFHIQGISRMLVGIFIFLNILLLTASKYIIYIGLKRLRARGINTRNVLIIGSRERAVDAVKSIENNRGSGYKVLGCFDLDEATIGKPVVNGHQVIGCMAGLEAYLKDNVVDELLFAMPLKLIENAAEYLSMAESMGVKVRIIPDWQLDKLMYRPGIANIRIEDFLGLHTLALQTTPPNEAKLFIKAVGDHVVALIMMVLCLPLFVLVGLAIKLVSKGPVFFRQERLGLNGRKFILYKFRTMVNDADALKQELTLMNEADGPAFKIKDDPRIIPWVGTFLRKTSLDELPQLINVIKGEMSLVGPRPPIPSEVTEYSIWQRRRLSMKPGLTCYWQIAPQRNDMRFDEWMRLDLQYIDTWSLFNDLRLLLLTVRVVLMGSGR from the coding sequence ATGCTTAGAGGACGTGGCGAATTGACAACACGGGTACAGAAAACACTGGATTTGGTGATTACTGCCCTTTCGTTTATCGCGGCCTATCATATTAAGAATTTTTTCCTTCCCACGTCGCTTCGGGGCCTTTCAAGTAATCCCAATTATTATATCGTGCTGCTGCTGATCATCATTGTTTGGTACATTTCTTTTGCCTGGATGGGCATGTATATTTCCTATCGCGAATCACAGTTTTGGCAATTTTTCGTCAGAATCACAAAGTCCGTCTTATTAGGTGTGGTGATACTGTCGATATCGCTCTATGTGTTTCATATTCAAGGTATCAGCCGTATGTTGGTCGGAATTTTTATTTTTCTGAACATTTTACTTCTGACGGCATCAAAATATATTATTTACATCGGTTTGAAACGGTTGAGAGCCCGCGGAATCAACACGAGAAATGTGCTGATTATCGGCAGCCGGGAACGCGCTGTCGATGCGGTTAAAAGCATCGAGAATAACCGGGGGTCGGGCTACAAGGTGCTCGGGTGTTTTGACCTGGATGAAGCCACAATTGGCAAACCGGTTGTTAATGGACATCAGGTAATCGGCTGCATGGCGGGGCTTGAGGCCTATTTGAAAGATAATGTCGTTGATGAATTGCTGTTTGCGATGCCGTTAAAGCTGATTGAAAATGCAGCCGAATATCTTTCGATGGCTGAGAGCATGGGGGTAAAGGTCAGAATTATTCCCGATTGGCAGCTCGATAAGTTGATGTATCGGCCTGGAATCGCCAATATCAGGATCGAGGATTTTCTGGGGCTTCATACCTTGGCGCTTCAGACCACCCCGCCCAATGAGGCCAAACTCTTCATCAAGGCAGTTGGGGATCATGTGGTCGCCTTAATTATGATGGTGCTTTGCCTGCCTCTTTTTGTCCTTGTTGGATTAGCGATTAAACTGGTGTCTAAGGGGCCCGTATTTTTCAGACAGGAGAGATTGGGCCTTAACGGTCGAAAATTCATATTGTATAAATTCAGAACGATGGTGAATGATGCAGACGCGCTCAAACAGGAGCTGACGCTGATGAACGAGGCTGACGGCCCCGCGTTTAAAATAAAAGATGATCCGCGAATTATTCCCTGGGTCGGTACCTTCTTACGTAAAACGAGTCTTGATGAATTACCGCAACTGATCAATGTGATAAAAGGCGAAATGAGCCTTGTGGGACCCAGGCCGCCTATCCCTTCAGAAGTAACTGAATATTCTATATGGCAAAGACGGCGACTTTCCATGAAGCCCGGTTTGACATGCTATTGGCAAATCGCCCCTCAGCGGAATGATATGCGTTTCGATGAGTGGATGCGGCTTGATCTGCAATATATCGATACTTGGTCGCTTTTTAACGATCTTAGACTCTTGTTGCTTACAGTAAGGGTCGTGCTCATGGGCTCAGGCAGGTAG
- a CDS encoding PqqD family protein, with product MSVDLNNCYRVSADVVAREIEGELVIVPLKSGLGDLDAEMYALSATGIAVWEKLDGHTTLFEVIKVLSAEYNAAFVEIEVDVVALVGELIGKGLVLEP from the coding sequence ATGTCAGTTGATTTAAATAATTGTTACCGGGTTTCAGCCGATGTGGTCGCCAGGGAAATAGAGGGAGAGTTGGTAATTGTTCCACTAAAATCTGGTTTGGGTGATCTTGATGCCGAGATGTACGCGTTGAGCGCGACGGGCATTGCGGTTTGGGAAAAATTGGATGGGCATACCACTCTATTTGAAGTGATAAAGGTGCTTTCGGCCGAGTACAATGCCGCTTTTGTCGAAATTGAAGTGGATGTAGTGGCCCTAGTGGGCGAACTTATCGGAAAAGGGCTGGTCCTTGAACCCTAA
- a CDS encoding S24/S26 family peptidase, whose translation MNPNPAKPDAGMLGCIKVIFTFGEHTRKGVHVSDNGPNFQEMQPVIKRLDSLGLSGKALGILVKAFTEQGRMIRFTARGDSMFPFIKDGDVIRVTPYGDVLPAPGDMAAFIDSVTEKLVVHRIMRLSQDRFVTKGDHCFHEDNPQPYDNILGFISEINSRNGICYGINYIKIKRYVTFLSRFNLTAIFGKLLKRKYY comes from the coding sequence TTGAACCCTAATCCGGCAAAGCCGGATGCTGGGATGCTGGGATGCATAAAAGTCATTTTCACCTTCGGCGAACATACACGTAAAGGCGTGCATGTTTCTGATAACGGGCCTAATTTCCAGGAAATGCAGCCAGTAATTAAACGCTTGGACAGCCTTGGCTTATCTGGCAAGGCGTTGGGGATCTTGGTCAAGGCTTTTACTGAACAGGGACGAATGATCCGGTTTACGGCCAGAGGGGACAGCATGTTTCCGTTTATTAAAGACGGAGATGTGATCCGGGTGACTCCCTATGGCGATGTGTTACCCGCGCCCGGTGATATGGCGGCCTTTATAGACTCGGTTACCGAAAAATTAGTGGTGCACAGAATTATGCGCCTTTCTCAAGATCGGTTCGTGACAAAGGGTGACCATTGTTTTCATGAGGATAACCCGCAACCTTATGATAATATCCTTGGTTTTATTTCTGAGATTAATTCCCGAAACGGAATATGTTATGGTATTAATTATATAAAAATTAAGAGATATGTTACATTTCTTTCCAGGTTCAACCTTACCGCCATATTCGGCAAGCTATTGAAAAGAAAATACTATTGA